TGATTTTACAGGGAATTTGGATACCTGTATTGCCATTCGCATTGCCTACAAGAAAAATGGCAAGGTGATGGTTCGCTCAGGAGCAGGAATTGTAGCGGATTCTGATCCAAATAAGGAATATCAAGAATGCATCAATAAGGCAAAGGCTGTAGTGAGAGCCTTAGAAATTGCAGCAGAGGAGGAGTACTAGAGTGATTTTACTAATTGATAATTATGACAGTTTTTCGTATAATTTATACCAATTGATTGGAAAGATCAATCCAGATATCCGTGTGATTCGAAATGATGAATACTGTGTATCTGAAATTGAGAGGATGAAGCCAGAGTATATTATTATTTCGCCAGGACCAAAGGCACCAGCACAAGCAGGAGTTTCGATGGAGGTCATTGAAAAATTGGGAAAACAAATTCCAATTCTTGGCATTTGCCTTGGGCATCAGGCAATCTGCCAAGTCTTTGGGGCAACGGTTTCCTATGCCAAGGAATTAATGCATGGAAAACAATCTATGGCAAAAGTTGATCACAACAGTAAGTTATTTGTAGGACTACCTGATGAAATTGCAGTGGCAAGATATCACTCTCTGGCAGCACTTCCTGAGACGATGCCGAAGTGCTTAAAAGTGACAGCAAAGACCGAAGATGGAGAGATTATGGCTGTGGAGCATGAGAAGTACCCAATTTATGGAATGCAATTTCATCCAGAGTCAATTTTGACACCAGAAGGCGAAAATATTTTAAAGAATTTCTTTACAAATGTGAGATAGGAGGCGGTATTGATGATCGGTGAGGCGATTAAAAAATTAGTACAGAGACAGAATTTAAGCTATGATGAGGCAGTGGCCTGCATGGATGAAATTATGTCAGGAAATACAGACCCCATTCAGACTTCGGCATTTTTGACGGCCTTATCTATGAAGGGAGAGACGATTGAAGAGATTACGGCCTGTGCGGTGGGAATGCGGGCTCATTGCAAGAAGTTGGAAAATGCCATGGATGTTCTAGAGATTGTGGGAACTGGTGGAGATGGCTCAAATTCATTTAATATTTCGACGACATCGGCTATCGTTGTGGCAGCAGCAGGTGTTCCTATTGCAAAGCATGGCAATCGCTCAGCTTCTTCAAAGTCAGGAGCAGCCGATTGTTTGGAGGCTTTGGGGGTAAATATTGTATTGGAGCCAGAAAAGGCGAAGGAACTATTGGAAAAAATCAATATTTGCTTTTTATTTGCACAAAATTATCATCAGTCAATGAAGTATGTGGCCCCAGTGAGAAAAATCTTGGGGATTAAAACAGTGTTTAATCTTTTGGGACCACTTACAAATCCAGCGGGGGCCAATATGCAACTTTTGGGTGTCTATGATGAATCACTGGTAAGACCAATGGCGGAAGTTTTGATGAAGCTTGGTGTCAAGAGAGGAATGGTTGTCTATGGTCAGGAGAGGCTGGATGAAATTTCTGTAACTGCACCGACAACAATTTGTGATTTTACTGATGGAACGATCAAGGAATATGTGATTGAGCCAGAGAATTTTGGCATAGAGCGTTGCAAAAAGGAAGATATTTTGGGTGGAGAAGCAGCAGAAAATGCAAAAATTACCTTAGAGATTTTAAATGGTGAACTTGGAGCAAAGAGAAATGCTGTGTTAATGAATGCAGGAGCAGGACTCTATGTTGCAGGAAAGGTAAAGAGCATTGCTGATGGAATTGCACTGGCAGCCGAGACCATTGATAGCAAAAAGGCAAAGAAAAAATTGGAAGAGTTTATTGCTCTTTCCAATGCATAGGTGGATAAAATGATATTAGATGAATTGTCAAATTATGCGAGAGAGAGGGTAGCTCTTGCAAAGGAGAAGGAGTGCTTAGAAAGCATAAAAAAGCGGGCAATGGAGACAAAAAAGGGAGAACATCGCTTTTTTGCTGCCTTAGAAAAAGAAAATTTGCGTTTCATATGTGAAGTCAAGAAGGCATCACCATCTAAGGGGATTATCTCTGAAGATTTTCCTTATTTAGAGATTGCTAAAGCTTATGAAAAGGCGGGAGCAGATGCCATTTCTGTTCTCACAGAACCAAAGTGGTTTCTTGGAAGTGATGAAATTTTTAAAGAAATCAGAAAAAATGTGTCAACTCCAATGATTCGAAAAGATTTTACAGTAGATGAGTATCAAATCTATGAAGCAAAGCTAATGGGAGCAGATGCAGTGCTTCTCATTTGTGCGATATTGGATACAAAGACAATCAAGGACTATATTCAAATTTGTGATGAATTGGGATTAGATGCTTTGGTAGAGACACATAATGAAGAGGAAATTGCATCGGCACTAGAAGCAGGGGCAAGAATAATTGGTGTCAATAATCGAAATTTAAAGGATTTTAGTGTTGATTTTTCCAATGCCAGCCGATTGAGAGAAAAGATTCCAAGTGATATACTCTTTGTCTGTGAAAGTGGTGTAAAGGATGGAAAAGATATCGAAGTGATTGCCAAGATGGGAGCAGATGCTGCATTGATTGGAGAGACCTTGATGCGAGCAGAGGATAAGAAAACTTTGTTGCAGCAATTTTTTGAGGCGGCTGGACGATGACAAAGATCAAGATTTGTGGATTATCACGGAGAGAAGACATTGAATCTGTCAATATGGTGAGTCCAGATTATATTGGCTTTATTATGGGCTTTCCAAAGAGTCATCGAAATATTACCATCGAGAGAGCAAAGACCTTGAGGGCTGGATTAAAAGAGGAAATTCAGGTTGTGGGTGTATTTGTTGATGCAGAGATTTCTATGATTGTCGATGCCTGTGCCCAAAAGGTGATTGATATTATTCAACTCCATGGCAGGGAAGATATTCGCTATATTGAACGATTAAAGGCCGTGCTTGCATCGGTGGAAGTTCAGGCAAAGATCATCAAGGCCATTCAGGTAAAATCAAA
This region of Lachnospiraceae bacterium oral taxon 096 genomic DNA includes:
- a CDS encoding aminodeoxychorismate/anthranilate synthase component II, coding for MILLIDNYDSFSYNLYQLIGKINPDIRVIRNDEYCVSEIERMKPEYIIISPGPKAPAQAGVSMEVIEKLGKQIPILGICLGHQAICQVFGATVSYAKELMHGKQSMAKVDHNSKLFVGLPDEIAVARYHSLAALPETMPKCLKVTAKTEDGEIMAVEHEKYPIYGMQFHPESILTPEGENILKNFFTNVR
- the trpD gene encoding anthranilate phosphoribosyltransferase; the protein is MIGEAIKKLVQRQNLSYDEAVACMDEIMSGNTDPIQTSAFLTALSMKGETIEEITACAVGMRAHCKKLENAMDVLEIVGTGGDGSNSFNISTTSAIVVAAAGVPIAKHGNRSASSKSGAADCLEALGVNIVLEPEKAKELLEKINICFLFAQNYHQSMKYVAPVRKILGIKTVFNLLGPLTNPAGANMQLLGVYDESLVRPMAEVLMKLGVKRGMVVYGQERLDEISVTAPTTICDFTDGTIKEYVIEPENFGIERCKKEDILGGEAAENAKITLEILNGELGAKRNAVLMNAGAGLYVAGKVKSIADGIALAAETIDSKKAKKKLEEFIALSNA
- the trpC gene encoding indole-3-glycerol phosphate synthase TrpC; protein product: MILDELSNYARERVALAKEKECLESIKKRAMETKKGEHRFFAALEKENLRFICEVKKASPSKGIISEDFPYLEIAKAYEKAGADAISVLTEPKWFLGSDEIFKEIRKNVSTPMIRKDFTVDEYQIYEAKLMGADAVLLICAILDTKTIKDYIQICDELGLDALVETHNEEEIASALEAGARIIGVNNRNLKDFSVDFSNASRLREKIPSDILFVCESGVKDGKDIEVIAKMGADAALIGETLMRAEDKKTLLQQFFEAAGR
- a CDS encoding phosphoribosylanthranilate isomerase — encoded protein: MTKIKICGLSRREDIESVNMVSPDYIGFIMGFPKSHRNITIERAKTLRAGLKEEIQVVGVFVDAEISMIVDACAQKVIDIIQLHGREDIRYIERLKAVLASVEVQAKIIKAIQVKSKEDLTLIKEVPADMILLDAGMGDGKLFSQEQMELLKSVNRDYFLAGGLNPENVSELLESLHPFGVDVSSGVETEKKKDRKKIRRFVQNVRDYDEHR